Within Spinacia oleracea cultivar Varoflay chromosome 4, BTI_SOV_V1, whole genome shotgun sequence, the genomic segment CACCCACAACATGCATACAAAAAACTAGGGTGCAAACGAGCCGAGTCGAGCCGAGCTTTACCATGttatgttcatgttcatttaactTATGCGAGTTCGAGTCCGAGCCCGAGCTTTTAATCGAGCTCAAAAATCTGTTCAAGCTCGGTTCGTTTAAAAGATTTTGTGTTCGCGAACTGTTCGTGAACGGCtcatttattaatcgagccgagTTTATAAACAAGCTTTTTTCATGAACGAGCTTTCTTAAACGAGCTTTAGAGTATAACCATTTGAAAATCTAATAAATTATAATCATATCTAATAATAAAGATTAAACTACATTACTTTATttgataaacaaactaataatttagaaagagtcaaagagcactaatttagcaattaaaattttatttcaaaatatttttattctattatagatttcaaaagtcaaaaacatgatttttatttatatttgaaaAACGTATATATGGTAAAATATGATACATAACATAAGTAGACAAACTTGTTCacgaacataaatgaacgagttgttcatgaacataaatgaacgagttgttcatgaacttaaatgaacgagcatacctatgttcatgttcaagctcgtttattaagcgagcttcaaaagttgttcaagctcggctcgtttaataaatgaaCAAACATGAACAAGCTTTAAACGAGCCCGAACCCAAGTAGTTTATTGACCGATTCGGCTCATTTACACCCCTACAAAAAGCAGATTGGAAACTGTTTAACTACATATATGCTAaacattctttttatttatgcTAAACTTGCTCACTTTCTTTTTATCACAATAGGTCATCAAAACCCACTCAGAGAATTCTATAACTAAACCAGTCCAACAACTCTACTAACGATAGTCTGGATAATCTAAGAGTGCATTCTCTTCGCTTTATAATACCTGATTTATTGCATTCTCTTCGCTTTATAATACCTGATTTATTGGACCTGATTGACCTAATAAGATCTGATCAGACCTAATTTCAAaagaatactccctccgtcccttaatactcgcaccgttttgacttgacacgcttgccaatgcataaTTTTgatcaccaatatctttaactacatattataaaaacttataaaatattaatattttgaaaatatatattaagatgaagccaacaatatattatatacgaatatttgttttcatatactataaataaaatagtgtcaaagtgaattatgtgaatagtacaaaaagtcaaaacggtgcgagtattaagggacagatggAGTAATTAATACTCAACATATTTACATAGCACAATTATAGTTGTCTAAGACACTTCGGATTTATGCAGATTTAAATTCTGagtgagagaaaatcaaagcaaGTAATGCACCAAAAGGTCCAAAGTTGACAAGTTTTTACAAGCTTACACTCTTATAGGGTACTACAAGTACAACTAATGTAATCTTATTACCAAATGCAGAACAAAAGGAACTAGGATAGCATACAAATATGAGCTTctctatcatcatcatcatcatcatcatcatcactaaaACATAGGATAGCATACAAATATGAGCTTctgtatcatcatcatcatcatcatcatcatcatcatcatcactaaaACATAGGGACATCAAACCACTGAGTTATATGAGAAGTATGATCCATGGTGAAACTCGGGATCTTATCGAGTCGAATCGGGTTTTCTTTACCCCCAATTAGTCTTGCAGGGTTACCAACAGCAGTAGTTCTTGGTGGAACTTCCTTTAAAACTACAGAACCAGCCCCAATTTTTGCACCATCCCCAATCTTAACATTCCCTAAAACACAAGTTCCAGCCCCAATTAACACCCCATCTCCTATTTTCGGGTGTCTATCCCCACAAGTTTTACCAGTACCCCCTAAAGTCACATTGTGTAAAATTGAAACATTGTTCCCAATAACAGCAGTTTCACCAATCACAACCCCAGTAGCATGATCAAACAATATTCCCCGCCCGATCTTCGCTCCTGGGTGGATATCCACTGCGAAAACCTCTGATACTCTGTTTTGTATCATTAACGCTAGGATTTTCCTCCCTTGTGACCATAACTTATGCCCAATTCTATGAGCTTGACAAGCTAAAAACCCTTTGAAGTTCAAGAAACATTGAACATAGCTTATACAAGCCGGGTCGCGTTCCCGAACAGCTCGTAAATCCTCTTTAACATCCTTCATGATTTCTCTGTTTTCGATAAGCACACTAAGAAAAAGATCAAAAAGGGTGTTTGAATTCAAGCTTGAAAAGCTCAATTTCGCTGCTAAATGATTAGCCAAGGCCTTCTCAAAGCATTTATGAGACAGAATCGAATTGTAATAGAAATTTGACAAAATCGGCTCTTGCTCAACATCAGATTTCGCCTCTTTcaccatttttgaccataaatcaTCCTCGGAATCTGCAACAAATTCCTTCGAATTAACAGGTTTCTGATTAATCTGGGAAATGGGTGCGCAGGGAACAAGATCAGAGAAACTGGGTCGGCAGTAATTCATGTATCTATAATGGTTATGATCAGATTGAGATCTGTCTGAATCGCAATTTTTGGTGGGTTCTGCCCTAGATGTATGAACACAAGTAGCCATTTTTGGGGGTAATGATAAAAATGAAATTGGTCTGTCaaaattagggttagggttagggttagggttattgAAAATTGAGATTGATTTGGGagatttgaggagagagaaaatggatgATGAAACTCGGCTATGGTTATTATGAGTATATATAAAGCCTGAGACTTTAGAAGAATTGGAGGTGTAAACAAGTAGGCTCATGTCACTGATTCTGTCACTCCctctttctcaaaagaaaattgtattttcatttaaattaaataaaattaattacttGGAGAATTTGCCAAAACTTTATATTTGAGTAATAGACCTGATTAGATTGGTGTTAACTGTTAAGTGTACTGGGTTCACTAGATTATATATATTGGGTCTTATAGCACGGATGTTAATAaataatttgtttattttttcgtTCTACACTAATTTATGAAAAAGAATTTTTCCATTAAGTaaaataaaatcagattttGTCAAGTGTTGATggaaaaataagagaaaattaTCATTTATTCAAATCATAATGCCATTACTAAGGAATACTATTTTAGCTTTTTAGGGTTTCAACAAAATATTTAAGatggaaaagagaagaaaaaaagCTTATCAAGATCAGTTACCCGTTGCTTTTAGAATAATATCGATCTGTAATAATACCAAGTATCCAATTTTTTGGAGCAAACATCAACATCTGTTTCGATACCTATATTTGTTTGGACCACCCTATTTTATAGACCGAATATACGATcgagttttgaattttcagaTAATTTTGCCGACCCCCTTAATATTTGTTTAAATGCATACGTAGAAACATGTAATAACACAATACAAAATCTCTCAAAATTGTCTAtacaatctaatatatatataaaggaggcatatttgctgaaatattagagcgccacctaggattattattggtttcggccaatgaaaaataagaattctaatttatttttgaattaaaaaaaaatcgagtgccatgtagataattaattaggtgccacgtagacattttgattaattaattgttaatacATACAACTCcatacaaaatcaaacactctaataattaaaaaataaatctaaaataaaattcatccaaattaaaacattaatctaaaaaataaaattcatccaaaattaaacactaatctaaaaataattcaatccaaaatcaaacactaatacaATATTCGAGCACCGCGTAGAAAatttaatggtttcggccaatgaaaaataagatttcaaaattatttttgagtAAAAAAAAGTCGAGGTCCACGTAGATAAACTTTCAACTTCAACTTCTTTCAAAATGTCACTGTCAATTGATATCAAAGCGAACCCATTTAGCCTTTACGAcatagtatcaaagcgaacccATTTAGCCTTTACGAcatagtatcaaagcgaacccATTTAGCCTTTACGACAtagttcaaataaaataaaatttctcaAATTACTAGAATAACAATTCAAATATTCTCAAATAGAATATAAtgaacaaaataaatttaaacttCATATATTTTAGATTAAACATTGAGTTTGTTGATTTagagttttgaatttgagaaattaaacatttaacggatttttcatgaaatgcccctgaggtttgcgttaatgcaccaaatacccctaatgtttccagaatgcaccaaatacccctgaggtttaaaacaataacacaaaatacccttaatgagcatttttcgtccattccgttaagtctccgttatcgtgaatttatttttttgtccttACTCAACCATTATCTCtactaatcctaatattaacccttaattatattatttaaaccccaaaaaaattaactactattttttttttttttaaaacccaattcccttttcctcttttctttgGATCTTCAACGGCAGCAGCACCATGGCTGCCCTTTTCTCTCCTCCTTTCCATTGGCCTTCACTCTTAATTTCTCTCACATCCATGGAAGTTGTTCTTCATCTTCAAAATTCTAAAGCTTTTATAATCCTCTTCAGATTATtattgattgatgttgtgattttgCCCCAATTCTTCTGAAATCAATTGAATTCAAATAATACCCAACTCTCCAAATCCCTCATAAACGATTTAATTGATATTACCCAATCACCAAAACCTGGTCTGTAGATTTGAAGGAGATGGTGGCTCTTGGGCGTTGGGGGTGGTGTCGATTCTTGGGTCACCGAATCCTTGGGGTGGTGTCGACTCTTGGGCAGCCGAACAAGAAGAAGGAGAGGACTTGAAAGTCACAGTTCTTCCCCAAATCACACCGGGAACAGAAATAGCAATGGAGGTGGAGATCGACGAGAAAGAGATCAAATTCGCCGGCGGAGAAGCTTTGACCGATGGGCGGCGAGGATTGCGTATTCACGGCTGGGAGATCGAGACTtcaagaaggagagagaaaatccaGCCACCCCGACCTCCGCCAGAACAAACACCTAGAGCTTATCGGAGAAGCCAATGTCGGAGAAACCAACGTCGTGGGTTCGATGATGATAGGAGACAGAAAAGATGAGATTTCGAGGGCTGATGAGGTTGATAATTGGGCCTCTATGAAGAAGCAACTTCAATGGTGAATAGTGGAAGAGGGTAgcggtggtggtgatggtgggggtgattCTCATATAATGGTAATGGtgaagaagaggagagagacttACATGGGAAGAGGaaagaataaagaaaaagaaagagaaaggaagagaagaaagaaaagggaaatagaaaaaaaaaattagagttaAGTTAACGGAAAAGTTAACAGAATAGACGGAAAACAGTCAATAAGGGtatttgatgatattgttttaaacctcgggggtatttggtgcattctggaaacatcaggggtatttggtgcattaacgcaaacctcaggggcatttcatgaaaaatccgaacaTTTAAAGTTGAGGATAAATGAAACTAACTATGgaagcatatatatatatggcaTAATTGAAATGAGGCAAAATAGATGTTGGAAGAGGAGAGATAGAAACGTTCTAAATTTGACTAGGTGTAATTTTAGAAGTTTTTTTAACGATAAACTTTATGGGGTACAGCTGTTAAAGTCTGACaaacaattttaatttaaaaaagtGAAAAATTAGTCCCTGAAGTTTCCTTCCAGGGATCGAACCCGTGCCCCTTGTGTACAACACATTAATTCTTACCATCACTCCGTTAGCCATTCTATGAGACTAAAATAAACTTAAACCGCATTTATCCTAATTTGGGGGCCCTTTTTATGGGGAGGCCCCCTGTGCCGTCGCCCCGGTCGCGCCGCCCCAGCGCCGGCCATGTATCTAAATTTTCCTGTTCACCCAGTCAGCATCTTGCGTCCTTGTCACTGagttttggatcctctagagttgtATCTAAATCATACTTTTTTTTCTTATCAATATGaatca encodes:
- the LOC110780023 gene encoding serine acetyltransferase 1, chloroplastic encodes the protein MATCVHTSRAEPTKNCDSDRSQSDHNHYRYMNYCRPSFSDLVPCAPISQINQKPVNSKEFVADSEDDLWSKMVKEAKSDVEQEPILSNFYYNSILSHKCFEKALANHLAAKLSFSSLNSNTLFDLFLSVLIENREIMKDVKEDLRAVRERDPACISYVQCFLNFKGFLACQAHRIGHKLWSQGRKILALMIQNRVSEVFAVDIHPGAKIGRGILFDHATGVVIGETAVIGNNVSILHNVTLGGTGKTCGDRHPKIGDGVLIGAGTCVLGNVKIGDGAKIGAGSVVLKEVPPRTTAVGNPARLIGGKENPIRLDKIPSFTMDHTSHITQWFDVPMF